The segment TTTGAGTAGACTTTGGTATATATATATATAAAGGAAGCTATTCCTGAATTTAGAAATGCTCCCACAGTTTGTGTTGCATGCAATCGTAAAGACTACGGTGTTGCTTTGGGAATGACTGATAATTTATTAAAGAACAAGCCACGTGATGTGGAAGTTTTGTATACACAGGCTTGCATATATGATAGATTAAAAAATTATGATAAGGCAATAGAAGCAATTAAGAAAGTGGTCAAAATAAAGCCAGAAGATTATAAGGCATTGAATAAGCTTAGCAAAATGTATATTAAACAAAAAGAATACGAGAATGCATTAGAATTAATTAAAAAAGCGATAAAAATAAAACCAGATTTATATGAGGCTTGGGATGGTCTTGGTCATGTATATGTCGAGCTTAATAGAAATGAAGAGGCAATAGAGGCATATAAAAAAGCCATTGAAATAAAACCAAACGCTCATAACATATGGCATATATGGCATAGTCTTGGTCAGGAGTCTTTAAGCTGACTTTCTCATGTGTCTGAGGAATATGCAACGAGAAAAGATAAAATGTTTAACGCATATGTGAGAGCATTTAAGAATCTTCTTGAGTTTGAAAAGCTTTATATACTAAAGCAAGCGGTTCAAGA is part of the Candidatus Jettenia sp. AMX2 genome and harbors:
- a CDS encoding tetratricopeptide repeat protein: MVYIYIKEAIPEFRNAPTVCVACNRKDYGVALGMTDNLLKNKPRDVEVLYTQACIYDRLKNYDKAIEAIKKVVKIKPEDYKALNKLSKMYIKQKEYENALELIKKAIKIKPDLYEAWDGLGHVYVELNRNEEAIEAYKKAIEIKPNAHNIWHIWHSLGQESLS